In a single window of the Romeriopsis navalis LEGE 11480 genome:
- the cydB gene encoding cytochrome d ubiquinol oxidase subunit II, with amino-acid sequence MDALQHFLPQVWFVILGLFLFLYITLDGFDLGVGILSLTASTEARRSILMTSLGNVWDANETWLVLMGGALFGAFPLAYGTILTALYIPAVVMIVGLILRAVAFEFRENADRKTIWNLAFGIGSFLAALGQGFALGSVFEGIRVDGAGHFVGGIWDWLSWRSILVALTLIQGYVLIGSTYLVMKTTDGLQQTYVKTAKLAALTTLAGAIFITTSTPIFYEQVRLHLFSPPLLYVFGAIPVLGLLLVGLLWRSLTRGEERSPFVWTVLIFLLSFLGLGLIIFPYVIPPSITIYQAAASPSSLVFMIIFMGFLIPIMLFYNIYNYVVFRGKVTEAHD; translated from the coding sequence ATGGACGCATTACAGCATTTTTTGCCCCAGGTATGGTTTGTGATTTTGGGGTTGTTTTTGTTTTTGTATATCACTCTCGATGGGTTTGATCTGGGGGTGGGCATTCTGTCGCTGACGGCTTCGACTGAGGCGCGGCGGAGCATTTTGATGACGAGTTTGGGCAATGTCTGGGATGCGAATGAGACGTGGTTGGTGCTGATGGGTGGTGCGTTGTTTGGGGCGTTTCCGTTAGCCTATGGCACGATTCTCACAGCGTTGTATATTCCGGCAGTGGTGATGATTGTGGGATTGATTTTGCGGGCGGTGGCGTTTGAATTTCGCGAGAATGCCGATCGTAAAACTATCTGGAATCTGGCCTTTGGCATCGGCAGCTTTCTGGCAGCTTTGGGCCAGGGATTTGCTTTGGGTTCGGTGTTTGAAGGGATTCGTGTGGATGGGGCGGGCCACTTTGTCGGTGGGATTTGGGATTGGTTGAGTTGGCGATCGATTCTGGTGGCTTTGACGCTGATTCAAGGGTATGTGTTGATTGGTTCGACGTATCTGGTGATGAAGACGACGGATGGATTGCAGCAGACCTATGTGAAAACGGCGAAGTTGGCGGCGTTGACGACGCTGGCGGGGGCGATTTTTATTACGACGAGTACGCCGATTTTTTATGAGCAGGTGCGTTTGCATTTGTTCTCGCCGCCTTTGCTGTATGTGTTTGGAGCGATTCCGGTATTGGGGTTGCTGCTGGTCGGGTTGCTGTGGCGGAGTCTGACGCGGGGGGAGGAGCGCAGTCCGTTTGTGTGGACGGTGTTGATCTTTTTGCTGTCGTTTTTGGGTTTGGGGTTGATTATTTTCCCCTATGTGATTCCGCCTTCGATCACGATTTATCAGGCGGCGGCTTCACCGAGTTCGCTGGTGTTCATGATTATTTTTATGGGCTTTTTGATCCCGATTATGTTGTTCTACAACATTTACAATTACGTAGTGTTTCGGGGCAAGGTGACTGAGGCGCACGATTAA
- a CDS encoding GNAT family N-acetyltransferase, whose product MIEIVRADYGALAHGEAIVNLMSEYACDPMGGGQDLSVAVKANLVAALAQRPIAHTILAFVDGEAAGLVNCLEGFSTFACKPLLNIHDVIVSKAHRGQGLSKRMLAEAEAIARELGCCKLTLEVLEGNRVAQKAYRACGFSGYELDPAMGQAMFWDKRLDA is encoded by the coding sequence ATGATTGAGATTGTGCGGGCGGATTATGGCGCTTTGGCGCATGGTGAGGCGATCGTGAACCTTATGAGTGAGTATGCCTGTGACCCCATGGGTGGCGGGCAGGATTTGTCGGTGGCGGTGAAGGCGAATCTGGTGGCGGCATTAGCGCAGCGGCCGATCGCGCATACAATTTTGGCGTTTGTTGATGGTGAGGCGGCGGGGTTGGTGAATTGTTTGGAGGGGTTTTCGACTTTTGCTTGCAAGCCGCTGCTGAATATTCATGATGTGATTGTGTCGAAGGCGCATCGGGGGCAGGGGTTGTCGAAGCGGATGCTGGCGGAGGCGGAGGCAATTGCGCGGGAGCTGGGCTGCTGCAAGCTGACGCTGGAGGTGTTGGAAGGAAACCGGGTGGCGCAGAAGGCTTATCGGGCTTGTGGGTTTAGTGGGTATGAGTTAGACCCGGCGATGGGTCAGGCGATGTTTTGGGATAAGCGGCTGGATGCGTAG